GTGCCGCAGCAACGAAAAGGCACTGTAGCCGATAAAGGCAATAAACAACATTCCAAGAATCCGGCGATGAATAGAATGGGCCACCATGGCGGCAAGAGCAGCACCGAGCGTGGTACTCAATTCGAGGGTCATGCCCAATTTCATATTGGCAACATGCCGCTCCACGTGAACCGACGAGGTCGCCGTCGAAGTAGCAATCACCGAAACCAGGCTGGCGCCAATGGCTTGCGGAAATGGGAGATGAAAATAGAGCGCCAGAACAGGAATGATGATGATGCCGCCACCCAGTCCCACCACTGCACCCAAAGAACCGGCCAGGAAGCCGACCACCGCCAGGATGAGCGTGGAAACCAGGGTCATTGGGGAAAGAAAGATTATAGAACACGTGAAAGAAAAAGCCTTCCGGACTGGAAGGCTTTTTCTACAGACTTTATTTTTACCGATCCTTCACGAATTGCTGCTGGATCCAAAAATTCGGATCACTGCGGCATGATACTGCCGGTCGGTGCTCCACCAAAGGTATTGTAGTTGTTGAGGAATGTGACGATGGCGCCGCCGCCAGCCGTTGACATTCCTGCGTTCGTGTTGTCGAAAAGTGACACGCCGGCAACGCGAACCGTCGAAGCGGTTCCGGAAAAGAGTCCTACATTGGTATTTAGCCCTGCGGTCGAAAAGGCCAAACTTATCACTGCGTTGCCCGCGGCCGCCTGGGCAGCGAAGCCGTTGACGTTACCGGAGGCGTCGCTTCTGCTTACGCTGAAATTGCTGAAGTCGGCGGCAAAGATGCCATCGTGTCCATTGTTTTCAAAGCGGGAGTTGTCAACAACTATGGAAACGGTGTTAGCGGCATCAGTCGCCTGCACGCCGTTTTGGGTGTTGTCTTGGACGATGGTATCGATAATGAATGCCTTGCCGCCATCGGATTTGGCGATGTCTATACCGTTATTGTTGAAGCTAAAGAT
The DNA window shown above is from Terriglobales bacterium and carries:
- a CDS encoding right-handed parallel beta-helix repeat-containing protein encodes the protein MRKINLLILLTIVLLGSTLVSAQASRTWVSGVGDDANPCSRTAPCKTFAGAISKTAVGGEIDALDPGGFGAVTITKAITIDGGGGQVASVLVAGTNGIVVQAQPNDVVTLRNLRINGNNNSGINGVRWTQGKALHIESCVIFSFNNNGIDIAKSDGGKAFIIDTIVQDNTQNGVQATDAANTVSIVVDNSRFENNGHDGIFAADFSNFSVSRSDASGNVNGFAAQAAAGNAVISLAFSTAGLNTNVGLFSGTASTVRVAGVSLFDNTNAGMSTAGGGAIVTFLNNYNTFGGAPTGSIMPQ